The following proteins are encoded in a genomic region of Aliiroseovarius sp. F47248L:
- a CDS encoding PIN domain-containing protein: MKVLIDACVLYPTVMREMVLGAAQEGFFTPLWSPRILEEWARAAAKLGPDQESVARAEIALLRDRWPDAGIQPRDGDLRRLWLPDENDIHVLAAAIAGGADVLLTMNNADFPRHTLAEEGLRRESPDPFLCIFLDQNPDGMCRVADRVLTQARTLSGEDWTIRRLMKKARLPRLGKALEARL, translated from the coding sequence ATGAAAGTCCTGATCGACGCCTGCGTGCTTTACCCGACGGTGATGCGCGAGATGGTGTTGGGCGCGGCGCAGGAGGGGTTTTTCACCCCCCTGTGGTCGCCACGCATACTGGAAGAATGGGCAAGAGCTGCCGCTAAGCTTGGCCCGGATCAGGAGAGCGTCGCGCGCGCTGAAATCGCGTTGCTGCGCGACCGATGGCCGGATGCCGGTATTCAACCCCGTGATGGGGACCTTAGACGCCTTTGGCTGCCCGATGAAAACGACATTCACGTGCTGGCCGCCGCCATAGCAGGCGGGGCGGATGTGCTGTTGACCATGAACAACGCCGATTTCCCCCGCCATACGCTGGCCGAGGAAGGGCTGCGCCGTGAAAGTCCCGATCCCTTTCTCTGCATATTTCTGGACCAGAATCCCGACGGTATGTGCCGTGTGGCGGACCGTGTTTTGACTCAAGCCCGCACCCTGTCCGGCGAGGATTGGACGATCCGTCGCCTGATGAAAAAAGCACGCCTGCCAAGATTGGGCAAAGCGCTTGAAGCACGGCTCTGA
- a CDS encoding class I SAM-dependent rRNA methyltransferase — translation MADATDDAGRVTIRLKPKANARAIRHGAPWVFDNELVTDRRTKKIEAGAIARLEDAARDPLGMVAVNPDSRIIARMLDRDPDAVIDRTWLAARLSAALAHRETLFDAPFYRLIHAEADGLPGVIIDRFGDTAVIQPNAAWAEVLLDDLAAALAQVTGVTTILKNASGRARGLEGLDDQNAVLHGQTPDAPVAVPMNGATYMADLTGGQKTGLFFDQRPNHAFAAGLSKGARVLDVFSHVGGFSLAALAAGATHAVAVDGSAPALALAEEGARQMGAEDRFTTAQGDAFEVLTALAEENQTFDVVICDPPAFAPSKKALEPGLRAYERLARLAAPLVAPGGYLALCSCSHAATIDKFRAASIRGIGRAGRASQLIHTGFAGADHPMHPQLAESGYLKALFFRLLP, via the coding sequence ATGGCGGATGCCACAGACGACGCAGGCCGCGTCACGATCCGATTGAAACCGAAAGCCAATGCACGCGCCATTCGACATGGGGCACCATGGGTGTTCGACAATGAACTGGTGACGGATCGGCGAACGAAAAAGATCGAAGCAGGTGCAATTGCCCGGTTGGAAGATGCCGCACGTGATCCGTTGGGCATGGTTGCAGTGAATCCCGATTCGCGGATTATCGCCCGGATGCTCGACCGCGACCCGGATGCTGTGATCGACCGAACCTGGTTGGCCGCACGCCTTTCAGCGGCCTTAGCCCATCGCGAAACACTGTTTGACGCTCCTTTTTACCGTCTGATCCATGCCGAGGCTGACGGGCTTCCGGGTGTCATCATCGATCGGTTTGGTGACACTGCCGTGATCCAACCCAACGCCGCCTGGGCCGAGGTATTGTTAGACGATCTTGCCGCCGCACTTGCGCAGGTGACGGGTGTCACAACAATCCTGAAAAATGCCTCGGGACGCGCACGCGGACTGGAAGGGTTGGACGATCAGAACGCGGTGCTGCATGGTCAAACGCCCGACGCACCTGTCGCGGTGCCGATGAACGGGGCCACCTATATGGCCGATTTGACGGGTGGGCAGAAAACAGGGTTGTTCTTTGATCAACGTCCCAACCACGCTTTTGCAGCAGGTCTGTCCAAAGGGGCACGTGTGCTGGATGTGTTTTCACATGTCGGAGGGTTTTCTCTGGCCGCCCTTGCGGCAGGGGCGACGCATGCGGTGGCAGTCGATGGTTCAGCCCCCGCGCTTGCATTGGCGGAAGAGGGCGCGCGCCAGATGGGCGCCGAGGATCGGTTCACAACGGCACAGGGCGATGCCTTCGAAGTGCTGACCGCACTGGCTGAAGAAAACCAGACGTTCGACGTTGTCATCTGCGACCCGCCAGCCTTTGCGCCGTCAAAAAAGGCGCTGGAACCCGGATTGCGCGCCTATGAGCGGCTTGCGCGATTGGCAGCACCTCTGGTGGCCCCCGGTGGATACCTCGCCCTGTGCTCGTGTTCGCACGCCGCGACAATCGACAAGTTCCGCGCCGCGTCCATCCGGGGCATCGGCCGGGCCGGACGGGCCAGCCAGTTGATCCACACCGGCTTTGCGGGCGCAGATCACCCGATGCACCCGCAACTGGCCGAAAGTGGCTACCTGAAGGCGCTGTTCTTCCGGCTGCTGCCATGA